One Apodemus sylvaticus chromosome 14, mApoSyl1.1, whole genome shotgun sequence DNA window includes the following coding sequences:
- the LOC127665268 gene encoding translation initiation factor IF-2-like, which yields MSGRGRAAARRAGARAVGGRAGGGQPRHQDSAHPRRLAAPPRYWRRRSRAISLRHHRLGSAGAEVPTTGRQREAGGGGERPCSGPRGERTPPAPSLLLLRRRLPSSPPPPPGPSRRLLPLLQPPPLHQLHPGNSDAAAFGKARQFPPHPLLPTPRGSRTPPSANLGLLPPSSSSEAWAPSPATRQALPVAAFLTLESGHSRSTLGVVVLGSLREAGPGASGLRGVGATFGRRTVGREGRHLGPNAERRELRVRPEAQRRRGRGALREAAASPAPRAPCGGRKAPNWAAGTVVAEARRGRGGSRPRPTGRTQNRGSCRPDQCGARACGTGLGTADLRAQPPGATEPS from the coding sequence atgtcggGGAGGGGGAGAGCGGCCGCGAGGCGGGCGGGCGCGCGCGCGgtcggcgggcgggcgggcggcgggCAGCCCAGGCACCAGGACTCGGCGCACCCTCGGCGGCTCGCGGCACCTCCCCGTTACTGGCGCCGGCGGTCCCGGGCCATCTCCCTCCGTCACCACCGCTTAGGGTCGGCTGGGGCAGAGGTGCCAACTACGGGGCGGCAGCGCGAGGCGGGGGGAGGGGGCGAGAGGCCGTGTTCCGGTCCCCGCGGAGAGCGAACGCCTCCAgcaccttccctcctcctgctccgcCGCCGCCTGCCCTCCTCCCCCCCGCCGCCGCCGGGTCCTTCTCGCCGCCTCCTGCCGCTGCTACAGCCGCCGCCGCTCCACCAACTACATCCGGGCAACTCGGACGCAGCCGCCTTCGGGAAAGCTCGGCAGTTTCCGCCacaccccctcctccccaccccgcGAGGCTCGAGAACGCCGCCTTCGGCAAACCTCGGCTTGCTCccgccctcctcttcctctgaggcCTGGGCTCCTAGCCCCGCGACCCGTCAAGCCCTTCCGGTTGCTGCTTTCCTCACTCTCGAATCCGGCCACTCCCGTTCCACTTTAGGGGTAGTCGTGCTCGGGAGCCTGCGGGAGGCGGGCCCCGGGGCCTCCGGGCTGCGCGGGGTGGGAGCCACCTTCGGGAGGAGAACCGTGGGGCGCGAGGGACGCCATCTCGGACCAAATGCGGAGCGGCGGGAGCTGCGCGTGCGCCCAGAGGCGCAACGGCGGCGGGGGCGGGGTGCCCTCCGCGAGGCGGCCGCGTCCCCCGCCCCTCGGGCTCCGTGCGGGGGTCGGAAAGCCCCTAATTGGGCGGCCGGGACGGTTGTCGCGGAGGCTCGACGGGGCCGCGGCGGAAGTCGGCCTCGTCCGACCGGGAGAACCCAGAACCGCGGCTCTTGCCGCCCCGACCAGTGCGGAGCGCGCGCCTGTGGCACCGGCCTCGGCACTGCAGACTTAAGAGCCCAGCCGCCCGGCGCCACGGAGCCCTCCTAG